The genomic interval CCGGGGCCTTCGTCCACGGCACCGAATGATCAGGGGAGGTTCCCCTCCCCCGTGCACTCGTGCTGCCTTTCTTCGCTCATCTCGATGAGTATCTCGAAGATCGTCCGCACCTGCACCGGGTTGATGTTCTTTTCCACCGCCTCGTTGAAGACCCGTTCGAGCAGCGCCCGCCTCCTCCCCTCGTCCCTGACCGGGGCCCCGGCAAGGTACTTTTCGTGGGCCATCCGCCCGGCTATCGCCTGCCTTTCGGCGATAAGGGCGATGATCCGGGAATCCACGGCATCGATCTCCCTCCTGATCTCATCGAGTGTCATGCCTGTTGGATTGCCTTCCTGGTTCAAAACCGTGCCGACCCACAGGGATATACCTCCGGAAGGCGCACGATCCTCTATGCTCGAAAGAATCCCGCGGCGGGAACGGCGTGACCTCCTCATCGCCTGGGTCGCCATCGCCGTCGCCTTCAGCCTCCTCTATGTCCGGGGCGGGATCGCGCTCTCAAGCTTCCTGCTCTACTTCGTCGTCTCCCTCCTCACCGTCGGGGTCGGCTTCGTCCTCCACGAACTCGCCCACAAGTTCGCGGCCATGCACTTCGGCTACTGGGCCGAGTTCGAGAAGGACAACACCATGCTCGTCGTTGCTGTCGTCCTCGCCGCCCTCGTCGGCGTCGTCTTCGCCGCACCCGGCGCCACCATGATCTACGGCTCCACCACAAAGCGCGAGAACGGCATCATCTCGGCGGCCGGGCCGGTG from Methanofollis sp. carries:
- a CDS encoding chorismate mutase, with product MTLDEIRREIDAVDSRIIALIAERQAIAGRMAHEKYLAGAPVRDEGRRRALLERVFNEAVEKNINPVQVRTIFEILIEMSEERQHECTGEGNLP
- a CDS encoding peptidase M50; translated protein: MLERIPRRERRDLLIAWVAIAVAFSLLYVRGGIALSSFLLYFVVSLLTVGVGFVLHELAHKFAAMHFGYWAEFEKDNTMLVVAVVLAALVGVVFAAPGATMIYGSTTKRENGIISAAGPVTNLALCGVFFGVFLAGGALENMLLWLIGIMGVQINAMLAAFNMLPVSVLDGRKVLDWDMRVFAVLFVASFAALIAALTYL